A single Lactuca sativa cultivar Salinas chromosome 8, Lsat_Salinas_v11, whole genome shotgun sequence DNA region contains:
- the LOC111893620 gene encoding uncharacterized protein LOC111893620, giving the protein MYFDYPEFLQNLREALRNIQEGGNRRQPRRGKHRVVEEFKVSELPEYVGGTDPEHYLEWEWKIERMFEFKEVDDEKSCKYAILKLSGGASLWFEGLKAKRTREGKEKICSWLSLKRKLRKRYVPSTHRIATYKKIADLRQGKMNVGEYIDEFEKFSFMGGY; this is encoded by the coding sequence ATGTATTTTGATTATCCAGAGTTCCTACAAAATCTTCGAGAAGCATTAAGAAACATCCAAGAAGGTGGAAATCGAAGGCAACCCCGTCGTGGTAAACATAGGGTTGTGGAAGAATTCAAGGTGTCTGAATTGCCTGAATATGTTGGTGGAACCGATCCTGAACACTACTTGGAGTGGGAATGGAAGATTGAAAGAATGTTTGAGTTCAAGGAAGTGGATGACGAAAAAAGTTGCAAGTATGCCATTCTCAAGCTAAGTGGTGGTGCTTCATTATGGTTTGAAGGGCTTAAGGCCAAGAGAACCCGTGAAGGAAAAGAAAAAATTTGTTCTTGGCTTTCTCTAAAACGAAAGCTAAGAAAGAGATATGTTCCTTCTACTCATAGAATTGCCACTTACAAGAAGATTGCTGATTTGAGGCAAGGAAAAATGAATGTTGGAGAATACATTGATGAATTTGAGAAGTTTTCCTTTATGGGGGGATATTGA